A stretch of Exiguobacterium sp. BMC-KP DNA encodes these proteins:
- a CDS encoding ATP-binding cassette domain-containing protein — MIHVENLTKTYDGKDVVKGISFDVQAGEIFAFLGPNGAGKSTTVQMLTTLIPISGGRATIQEFDVVKQEKQVRLQIGVALQDTGIDEDLTGLELLVLQGKLFGLSQTEAKKRAEELLQLVGLDQDGQRRSGTYSGGMKRRLDLALTLVHQPTVLFLDEPTTGLDPASRVQIWNEVRRLNEEFGTTIFLTTQYLEEADQLADRIAIINEGQLIAEGTAAELKAANGEERIELTLAEKADERLVLEVFAGRQEKDRLIIPSHGTETLRAVVRFLDERKMVATSLVVKQPSLDDVFIRLTGQAYKEES; from the coding sequence ATGATTCATGTCGAGAACTTGACGAAGACGTACGACGGAAAGGATGTCGTCAAAGGGATTTCGTTTGACGTGCAAGCAGGGGAGATCTTTGCCTTTCTTGGACCGAACGGTGCCGGGAAATCGACGACCGTTCAGATGCTAACGACGTTGATTCCGATTTCCGGAGGTCGGGCGACGATACAAGAATTCGATGTCGTCAAACAGGAAAAACAAGTCCGCTTGCAAATTGGAGTCGCCCTTCAAGATACTGGCATCGACGAGGATTTGACCGGTCTTGAGTTACTTGTCTTACAGGGGAAGTTATTCGGATTAAGTCAGACGGAAGCTAAGAAGCGGGCAGAAGAATTGTTACAACTCGTCGGACTCGATCAAGACGGGCAACGACGGTCCGGCACTTACTCCGGTGGGATGAAACGACGCCTCGATCTCGCCTTGACACTCGTCCATCAACCAACTGTTCTGTTTCTCGATGAACCAACGACCGGACTCGATCCAGCAAGTCGTGTGCAAATCTGGAACGAGGTCCGGCGATTAAATGAGGAGTTCGGCACGACGATCTTCTTGACGACACAATACTTGGAAGAAGCCGATCAGTTAGCAGACCGGATTGCAATCATCAACGAGGGGCAATTGATTGCCGAAGGAACGGCAGCAGAACTGAAGGCAGCAAACGGAGAGGAACGGATCGAGTTGACACTTGCTGAAAAAGCAGATGAACGGTTGGTCTTAGAAGTATTCGCTGGTCGTCAGGAAAAAGATCGTTTGATTATTCCATCACACGGTACGGAAACATTACGTGCGGTCGTCCGCTTCCTTGACGAACGGAAGATGGTTGCTACGTCACTTGTCGTCAAACAACCGTCACTTGATGATGTATTCATCCGTTTAACAGGGCAAGCCTATAAGGAGGAATCGTGA
- a CDS encoding ABC transporter permease produces the protein MIRETWFLMRRSLLVTLRNPFSFIPNLIISVFFLLVYTSGLSGISNLPQFDGVDYLNFILPVSIVSGAVGGAGGAGQALVKDIESGYFARLLLTPVSRTAIVLGPMLAGMLQLFVQTLLIFGMAFLLGLSIPVGISGFFLTILLALGFGLAFAGYSVGVALKTRNAQAAQAGTLLFFPLIFLSTTFVPKDLIEAEWLKIAATINPTTYIMEGMRSVLTRPDIDWSVYWQGLIVAAVLSIAMVIFAALNARGALKK, from the coding sequence ATGATACGAGAAACATGGTTTTTGATGCGGCGGAGTCTACTCGTGACGTTACGCAATCCGTTCTCCTTTATCCCGAACTTGATCATCAGTGTGTTTTTCCTGCTCGTCTATACGAGCGGTCTCTCCGGTATCTCGAATTTACCTCAATTCGATGGCGTCGATTATTTGAACTTCATTCTTCCTGTCTCAATCGTCTCGGGTGCTGTTGGAGGAGCAGGGGGCGCTGGTCAAGCACTCGTCAAGGATATCGAAAGCGGTTATTTTGCTCGGCTCTTATTGACACCGGTCTCACGAACCGCAATTGTTCTCGGACCGATGTTAGCTGGTATGTTGCAATTATTCGTTCAAACGTTATTGATCTTTGGGATGGCATTTTTGCTCGGTCTATCGATTCCAGTGGGGATCAGTGGCTTTTTCTTAACGATTTTACTTGCGCTCGGATTCGGACTCGCCTTTGCGGGTTATTCGGTCGGTGTAGCCTTAAAGACACGCAACGCACAAGCGGCACAAGCTGGAACGCTCTTGTTCTTTCCGTTGATTTTCTTGTCGACGACGTTCGTACCAAAAGACTTGATTGAAGCTGAGTGGCTTAAGATTGCTGCGACAATCAATCCGACGACCTATATCATGGAAGGGATGCGTAGTGTGTTAACCCGTCCGGACATCGATTGGTCCGTTTACTGGCAAGGGTTGATTGTAGCTGCCGTTCTTAGTATCGCGATGGTCATCTTTGCTGCCTTAAACGCGCGAGGAGCATTGAAAAAATAG
- a CDS encoding glycosyltransferase family 2 protein codes for MNLVLNVIMAIFWLLLLYYSYLTIAGILDRYGKKDVVTLNEYPSVAVLIPAHNEGIVMRQTLEAMMGIKYPGNLDVFLLDDQSQDETQEIAREFTTMFSRVHYIHVPKGEPIGKSRVLNYGLSITDSEYFLIFDADNQPKADTVTRLVEQAMTQKNACGAVGIVKTINATTNLLTRMIAIEFQVFQLIMQSGRWKAFKTGSLAGTNMLLKRDVIEELGGYDPYALAEDAELTMRITALGYTLPVVYEAETWEQEPETMKVYMKQRTRWMLGNIYLLEKSLRTRDFWKGSTLVHSLQHIMTYLLFIFLLLISDIVLILGLFGYAFDEATTPLIMFWFMTYLVYTIQILAAQELEGTATPKNILVGLIMYFTYAQLFVILLFRGMYAYIKSKVRKEVIVWDKTKRVKIES; via the coding sequence ATGAATCTCGTCTTGAATGTCATCATGGCGATCTTTTGGTTACTTTTACTGTATTATTCTTATCTGACGATTGCCGGTATTCTCGATCGGTACGGAAAAAAAGACGTAGTTACTTTAAATGAATATCCGTCTGTCGCTGTTTTGATTCCAGCACATAATGAAGGCATCGTCATGCGTCAAACACTCGAGGCGATGATGGGAATCAAATATCCAGGGAATCTTGATGTGTTTTTACTCGATGATCAGTCGCAAGATGAGACGCAAGAGATTGCCAGGGAATTTACGACGATGTTCAGTCGAGTCCATTACATTCATGTCCCAAAAGGTGAACCAATCGGAAAATCACGTGTTCTGAACTATGGGCTATCGATCACGGATTCCGAATATTTCTTAATCTTTGATGCAGACAATCAGCCGAAGGCGGATACAGTGACACGACTCGTCGAACAAGCAATGACTCAAAAGAATGCTTGCGGAGCGGTTGGAATCGTCAAGACGATCAATGCAACGACGAACCTGCTGACGCGGATGATTGCAATTGAATTTCAGGTGTTTCAGTTGATCATGCAAAGTGGTCGCTGGAAAGCATTTAAGACTGGATCTTTAGCAGGAACAAACATGCTGTTGAAACGAGATGTCATCGAAGAATTAGGCGGATACGATCCATATGCACTGGCAGAGGATGCGGAATTGACGATGCGCATCACGGCACTCGGTTATACACTTCCTGTCGTATACGAGGCGGAGACGTGGGAACAAGAGCCGGAAACGATGAAAGTATACATGAAGCAACGGACGCGTTGGATGCTTGGAAATATTTATCTATTAGAAAAATCACTTCGGACACGAGATTTTTGGAAAGGAAGTACGCTCGTCCATTCTTTGCAGCATATCATGACGTACCTGCTCTTTATTTTCTTGTTGTTAATTTCTGATATCGTCTTGATTCTAGGGTTGTTCGGTTATGCATTTGATGAGGCGACGACGCCACTCATCATGTTTTGGTTCATGACCTATCTTGTCTATACAATCCAAATCTTAGCTGCGCAAGAACTTGAGGGAACCGCTACCCCGAAAAATATCCTCGTCGGATTAATTATGTACTTTACCTATGCACAATTATTCGTCATTCTTTTATTTCGCGGAATGTATGCTTATATCAAAAGTAAGGTACGCAAAGAGGTCATCGTCTGGGATAAGACGAAGCGCGTCAAGATCGAGTCATGA
- a CDS encoding carbohydrate ABC transporter permease, whose product MIPKEKPVVVTGREARFSPIARPEKRRRKSTFQWGLATVLTLLGLCFLLPFFWMVLSSVKTDAEILALPLTIWPKELTFEHYVNLFVNLNFLTYLKNTLLIVLASFFGLLLTAMAGYGFAKFRFKGSKLLFVGVLATMMIPGQVTMIPVYLMLNQMGLTNTMTGIVLPGLVGAFGVFLFRQFMTTIPDELLEASRLDGASEWRIFFSIVLPMSKPILAVQGILTFIGAWNSFLWPLIIANDESLYTLSVGLALLQGQHGGNYGLQMAGATFMVIPIIIIFMIFQKYIIEGYNISGMK is encoded by the coding sequence ATGATTCCGAAAGAAAAACCTGTAGTTGTAACAGGCAGGGAAGCTCGATTTTCACCAATAGCACGTCCGGAAAAAAGACGACGAAAGTCTACTTTCCAATGGGGTCTTGCAACGGTATTGACGTTACTAGGTCTTTGTTTTCTCTTACCGTTTTTTTGGATGGTTCTTTCTTCTGTTAAAACGGATGCGGAAATTTTAGCACTTCCGCTGACGATCTGGCCAAAGGAGTTAACTTTTGAGCATTACGTCAATTTATTCGTGAACTTAAACTTTTTGACCTATTTGAAAAATACACTTTTAATTGTGTTGGCCTCGTTTTTTGGTCTACTCTTAACAGCAATGGCTGGTTATGGATTTGCTAAATTTCGTTTTAAAGGGAGTAAGTTGCTATTCGTTGGTGTACTCGCCACGATGATGATCCCGGGGCAAGTAACGATGATTCCAGTCTATTTAATGCTTAACCAAATGGGATTGACAAACACGATGACGGGAATCGTTTTACCCGGATTAGTTGGTGCGTTCGGCGTGTTTCTGTTTCGACAATTCATGACGACGATTCCAGACGAGCTGTTAGAGGCATCTCGATTGGATGGAGCAAGTGAATGGCGTATTTTCTTCTCGATCGTTCTTCCGATGTCAAAACCTATCTTAGCAGTTCAAGGAATATTAACGTTTATTGGGGCATGGAATAGTTTCTTATGGCCCCTCATCATTGCGAATGATGAGTCACTATATACTTTATCTGTTGGTTTAGCGTTACTTCAAGGGCAACACGGTGGAAATTATGGACTGCAAATGGCGGGAGCTACGTTCATGGTCATCCCGATTATCATTATCTTCATGATTTTCCAAAAGTACATCATTGAAGGGTATAATATTTCAGGTATGAAATGA
- a CDS encoding carbohydrate ABC transporter permease yields the protein MRRLLNHQAPYLFIAPTIILLFLFSITPLFVAVVMSFTNMDLAGIANYANIEWIGITNYLEIFKDEVFLKALTNTVFYVILGVPLVITLSLSIAIAINFGRGKVFEWFRVVFYMPSITNVVAVAVVWGFLFNPQYGLFNFILNAIHLPDVPWLQDPLVAKLSLILLALWRAVGINMIIFLAALQGIPRTYYEAAALDGASTFQQMFKITIPLLRYAIFFVTVTTLIGWIQFFEEPFIMTEGGPLNSTTSLALFIYQNGFQLSNFGYAAAGSVVLFVLIITVTLIQFRVQKNDNPY from the coding sequence ATGAGACGGTTGCTCAACCATCAGGCGCCTTATCTGTTCATTGCACCGACCATCATTTTACTGTTTCTGTTTTCGATCACACCGCTTTTCGTTGCCGTAGTGATGAGTTTTACGAACATGGATTTAGCGGGGATTGCCAACTATGCAAACATCGAATGGATCGGTATTACAAATTATCTAGAAATTTTTAAGGATGAGGTTTTCTTAAAAGCTTTAACGAACACCGTTTTTTATGTCATCTTGGGTGTGCCACTTGTCATTACACTTTCGCTCTCCATTGCTATTGCGATTAACTTTGGTCGGGGAAAAGTATTTGAATGGTTTCGCGTCGTTTTTTATATGCCATCTATTACGAACGTTGTTGCCGTTGCCGTTGTCTGGGGATTCTTATTCAATCCCCAGTACGGACTCTTTAATTTTATCTTGAACGCGATTCATTTACCGGATGTGCCGTGGTTACAAGATCCACTCGTCGCAAAATTATCGTTGATTCTATTAGCATTATGGCGGGCTGTCGGAATCAACATGATTATCTTCCTTGCGGCATTGCAGGGGATTCCACGAACGTACTATGAAGCAGCTGCACTCGACGGAGCGAGTACGTTTCAACAAATGTTTAAAATCACAATTCCTCTTTTACGTTATGCTATTTTCTTCGTCACGGTGACGACGTTGATCGGCTGGATTCAATTTTTCGAGGAACCGTTCATTATGACAGAAGGTGGACCGTTGAATTCAACGACATCATTGGCGCTGTTCATTTATCAAAACGGGTTCCAACTGAGTAACTTCGGATACGCTGCCGCGGGTTCCGTTGTACTATTCGTTTTAATCATTACGGTCACATTAATCCAGTTCCGTGTTCAAAAAAATGATAATCCTTACTAA